The sequence AGCGCCGCCGTGCCGGCAAAGAACGCAAGCGACGCGAACCAGGGAAGATTGTGTCGCGCGCCGGGCGGATCGGTTGCGTTGAGCGCGAGCGCCATGAGCAGCCACAAGGTTCCCGCAACGCCCCCGAATGTCATTCCACCGACCGCCAAGAGCGCCACTAGCAGCACGGCCACGCCGATCGCCAACAGCGACGGCGGCAGGATTCCATCCTGAATCCAACTACGGAAAATGGCGACGGCCACGCCGCCGAATAGCACACCGGCGATCATCTCTTCCAGACGAATCGGAAATCCGAGAACATGGTTGAGTGCCATCCCAAGCACAACGCCGAGCGCCGCGCCGCCGAGAATCCACGAAATCGCGTCTCCTTCGTAGCGGAATTCACCAAAACTCCGAGCATTGGTAGGTTCGGACCCCTCACCTCCGGCCCCTCTCCCGCAAGGGGAGAGGGGAGAAATGCGCCATGCAAACCCGGCGAGGCTCGCCAAGAGCAGGATCAGCGCCGGCAGACCCGCGTTGGCCGCCACTTCGAACAGGAAGTTATGCGGATCCTTGATCTCTTCGCTGGCGATCGGGAGTTTGTAGAATTCGTAATACTCTCCGAAGTTTCCTGGGCCGCAGCCCACGAGCGGATGATCGCGAATCATGCCCAGCGTCGATTGCCAGTATTCCAGACGGAAGCGAAACGATCGGAACGCCGGCTCAACGATGTCAGGCCGCCAGATCGCCAGCCCGCCAATGCAAGCCAGCGACAGTGCGGCAATTCCAGCGACGAGCATCCAACGAGTGCGCCGCGCATTCGCGGACGTCGCTGTGGGCGCAACACAAACGAACCCCGCCCCAACCGCAGCGGCGATCCACGCGCTGCGGCTGCGCGTCAGCAGGAGTGCTCCGGTGATCGGAACGGCGCAAACTGCCGCAGCCAACCACACACGTTTCTCCGTGAGCCGATCCGAAAACCGCCTGCGGAAAGGGGGACAGTCCCCTTTTTTTCCGAGGACTCCAAAAAAGGGGACAGTCCCCGGCGGTTTTCTAGCGATTCCGCTGACGGCGACTCCCAGCGTCAGAATCAACCACGGAGCCAGGTACGCCGCCAGCGAATTGGTGAGCGAGAAGGTGGCGAACGGCTCGCGGCTTTCCAGGCGAGCTTTGAATGCCTTGAACTCGGCCGATTCGGGCGCCATTGGTTCGATGCCTGCCTGCTGGAGCATCGTCTCCGGATGGGCGGTAAACTCAGCGCGGTCTTCCGGCATCGTCACGAAATACTGATGAAACGCCGAACTCGCCAGCAACATCCCAAGCGCGATCATCACAACCACGAGCGCCCGCGCCTCGCGCCCGATGGGGGCCAACTGCCGCAGCAGGAAGAACGCCATCAGCGTGCTCACGCCCTCCCAGAGCCGGTTAAATGAAGGTCGCGGCGCGCCGTTCTGGGAGCCTAGCCATGCACACCACGCCCACCAAGCGAAGAACGCCACGACCACGGCATCGATCCAAGTGAATCGCACCGCAAGCCGCGGTCGTCCCAGCGCGCCGAGCGCCCACAGCACGGCCAACACAATCCACAGCGCCGCGAACGGCTGTCCGTCACCCGGCCATGGCCCTCCGTC is a genomic window of Pirellulales bacterium containing:
- a CDS encoding O-antigen ligase family protein, with protein sequence MAVASQRAKGEERPDQLRPWLLTGATALLVARPLVVSDGGPWPGDGQPFAALWIVLAVLWALGALGRPRLAVRFTWIDAVVVAFFAWWAWCAWLGSQNGAPRPSFNRLWEGVSTLMAFFLLRQLAPIGREARALVVVMIALGMLLASSAFHQYFVTMPEDRAEFTAHPETMLQQAGIEPMAPESAEFKAFKARLESREPFATFSLTNSLAAYLAPWLILTLGVAVSGIARKPPGTVPFFGVLGKKGDCPPFRRRFSDRLTEKRVWLAAAVCAVPITGALLLTRSRSAWIAAAVGAGFVCVAPTATSANARRTRWMLVAGIAALSLACIGGLAIWRPDIVEPAFRSFRFRLEYWQSTLGMIRDHPLVGCGPGNFGEYYEFYKLPIASEEIKDPHNFLFEVAANAGLPALILLLASLAGFAWRISPLSPCGRGAGGEGSEPTNARSFGEFRYEGDAISWILGGAALGVVLGMALNHVLGFPIRLEEMIAGVLFGGVAVAIFRSWIQDGILPPSLLAIGVAVLLVALLAVGGMTFGGVAGTLWLLMALALNATDPPGARHNLPWFASLAFFAGTAALTVAQHQTGYEPVMDCDTALRAAGSAKTAEELEKQLRIATAADPWAIEPCRLLSRLKLQQWTQSGPPAERDRTRLNDFETFVKHWLGLNRRSSAAWLETGLEWLQVYKDVPNQQVYARKAIESLQRAAELYPNSAYIHAQLAAALEATGNRDKAQAAARDALRLDDLMLHEDKKLATDLRSQTQRLASGNK